Within the Nerophis ophidion isolate RoL-2023_Sa linkage group LG01, RoL_Noph_v1.0, whole genome shotgun sequence genome, the region tccatcctgggtcccgacgagcggtccatcctgggtctcgactctggacagtcagtacttcatccatggtcatcggaccggaccccctccacaagggagggggggacataggagaaagaaaagaagcggcagatcaactggtctaaaaaggaggtctatttaaaggctagagtatacagatgagttttaagatgagacttaaatgcttctactgaggtagcatctcgaactgttaccgggagggcattccagagtactggagcccgaacggaaaacgctctatagcccgcagactttttttgagctctaggaatcactaataagccggagtcttttgaacgcagatttcttgccgggacatatggtacaatacaatcggcaagataggatggagctagaccgtgtagtattttatacgtaagtagtaaaaccttaaagtcacatcttaagtgcacaggaagccagtgcaggtgagccagtataggtatatatgtatgtatatatgtatataaaggtatatacagtataggtatatatgtatgtatatatgtatataaaggtatatacagtataggtatatatgtatgtatatatgtatataaaggtatatacagtacaggcgtaatatgatcaaactttcttgttcttgtcaaaagtctagagccgcattttgtaccaatgtttaaatgtttaaaatataaaacattctcatgcatttttaatccatccatctgttttctaccgcacccgttcaaggatttgcattaatggtaagaagttacttatttattcttggttagtgtggggcttgccctcctggggtttgttagaccaccaaggaccaacatgagagcctgtttcaaggttacaatattgttttatttttcaataagtctctcagttgctttccagcaattgtatttttctctttcgttttcgctcgcgctctggctccagccccgaccccgcCTCTCCTCCTAGCTGCcgtttataacagagcgacaggtgattagataacaaggcccaggtgggccatctacgcacctgtcgctgatttcgaggccgatcctggcacaccccagttcgctgcaggccagcaagccacgccccctccacagttagttcgaggataacaatgttattacaaagaataagagacctattatactctagaaatgttggtcttacttaaaaatgcacgtgtttagttttgttcagtgtaaaaaaaaatattatatggctcttacggaaatacattttaaaatatttggctttttggctctctcagacaaaaaggttcccgacccctgccataacttgtgtttgtaaaaaaaaatgttttattattattatttttttataatatagtgctAACAACACGTTTGCATTTTTATAAAATAgccttatatttttataatatagcgttatgtaTATCATTTTAATCTATTAACGTTGTTCAAACAcgatattatgtttttttttataacaaaacaCGATTTCATAACAAAGGATGATTGCATTTGTGTGTTTTTCTGTAaacacataaaataaaaatagatcaaAATATTCCAATTTTATTTTGGCTCAATCAGTAATCAGTCATTTTAAATACTTCGATAATGTTGTCAATCACTTGAATCATCAAAAGACGTccgtccgtccattttctactacttgtccctctCGGATTGTAGATCATTATTCATGAAATCTGATCGGACATTTAAAATATTACCTTTGGGGTTTGCTCTGTGTATAATGCCTGCTAAAACCACAACTCCTATGTTTTTATTGTTGGAAATTTTTCAAGATGTTAAGGGTGTGCTCTAATTTTGGGTATCCATCTGTGACGTCATTTTTCTGTTTAAGTAAGGTTATACATTCCACAATTCCTATATTGTGTGGTTATTGTAGAGTTCACTCCAGATTTATTTGCAGCAACGTTTCTGCATTCAGCTTTTTTACGACGTTCAACTTTCGTTCTCGAAATAGCGACGTGCTTACCCCATTTGACCACTAGAGGTCGCCAAAGACCAGGCTTAAAGCACTGATCTAAACCAGTTCCCTATTCACTTCCAATGGGAGGTTTTAATAATCCATGTACATTTGTTTGTATATTTGTTTTATGATATAgtatacaatatattatattgtaAATAGTGATAGATATATATTATGTTAATTTATCATATAATAGTGCTTATTTTTATTCTAATCATTCTTAGTTTTTTTATCgtctcccttcactattattcTTAATTTGTATATTATGGAAAACCAGCAGTgttttttttgcaccacggaGCGGTTTAATGTTGGCATTATTTCCAAGGActggctttccacttgtgccggataaatacagcaaaaataagtgcatgaataCCAGTCACTAcaacgctgaattagtgggagccctgggcttgtcTCTTTGCAAAGAGATGCAgttggaaatcagcctttggctccAATCTgtcatatttatattttatatgtgcATTAATGTGCTTTATCACAAAAGCTATAATTGTAGAAGCTGCTTCCTAGCGGCACCACTGACATATACTTCACAGGAGCCAGGTGTGCCaagttgaacaaagttttaatgcACATATATTTATCAAAATCTTTCTCCAGCAGGACGTGACTTTCCAgtctgtataatgcatatgttccttttgactgtacatgtactgtaaatgtataatgtCTATATTATTCACTgaatagtagactgtatttatgtcattcacatgtgaataatgctgtatattagattgcaattatattattcacatgtgaataatgctctataaaATATTctatatgttattcacatgtgaataatataaacacagtctattataccgcattattcacatgtaaataatgctgtataagagttcaattttaggactagatagaacaatcccatgatacaagataacctgagtagagtggaaataataggctacctcaatatttaaattattcgcatgtgagtaatgctgtataagactgtatttatatcattcacatgtgaataatgctgtataataggctgtatttatgttattcacatgtgaataatgctgtattatagactgtatttgttattcacatataaataatgctgtataatagactgtatttatgttattcacatataaataatgatgtataatagactgtatttatattattcacatgtgaataatgctgtataatagactgtatatatgttattcacatgtgaataacgctgtataatactgtatttattttattcacatgtgaataatgctgtataatagactgtatatatgttattcacatgtgaataatgctgtataatagactgtatttattttattcacatgtgaataatgctgtataatcgacaATATTTAaatgattcacatgtgaataatgctgtataatagactgtatttatattattcacatgtgaataatgctgtataatagacaatatctaaattattcacatgtgaataatgctgtataatactgtatttattttattcacatgtgaataatgctgtataatagacaataTTTAaatgattcacatgtgaataatgctgtataatagactgtatttatattattcacatgtgaataatgctgtataatagacaatatctaaattattcacatgtgaataatgctgtataatagacaataTTTAaatgattcacatgtgaataatgctgtataatagactgtatttatgttattcacatgtgaataatgctgtacaataaactgtatatatgttatttacatgcgaataatgctttataatactgtatttatattattcgcatgtgaataatgctgtataatagacaataTTTAaatgattcacatgtgaataatgctgtataatagactgtatttatgttattcacatgtgaataatgctgtattatagactgtatttatgttattcacatatgaataatgctgtataataaactgtatatatgttattcacatgcgaataatgctgtataatactgtatgtatattattcacttgtgaataatgctgtataatagactgtatttatgttattcacatttgaataatgttgtataatagactatttttattattcacatgtgaataatgttgtataatagactgcatttatattattcacatgtaaataatgctgtataatagacggtatttatattattcacgtgtaaaaaaaatacctaagtgtttattgtctattgtgagcaaactgtggtgctgaatttcccccagggatcaataaagtactttctattctattctattgctctgttgtggtgaagaaggcgctgagccagaaggcaaagctctcaattcaccggtcgatctgcgttcccatcctcacctatggtcataagtttcccccgtcgggtggcggggctctccctcagaggtagggtgagaagctgtgTAATtggggaggagctcaaagtaaagcgctgctcctccacattaagAGAAACCAGAGGAAATGGTTCAGGCATCTGATCAGAATGTCCCCCCACCCCCGCTGTTtggggcacggggaagacccaggacatgttggcgAGAGTATGTCTCTcaactggcctgggaatgcctcggggtccaccgggaggagctggacgaagtagctcgggagaaggaagtctgggtttctttgAAGATGGATAGAAGCATGTAAtgcatggatgtatatatatatatatatatatagtgacgtGTATTTTGGAGGATTTTAATCATTTGATAAGTATTAAATAAAGTAGGGACGTGGATCTAGTTTAGCTATTTCAACTCACTTACATAAACAACTTACGcaatgtatgtaacatgtatgtCAATTCAACAATCGCCACTTCTTTTAAATCTAATTATAGaaccgtttctgggtgttgttgataaatagctttggctttgcataatagagttttaacttgcacttgcacatgtagcgaccaactgtagttactgacagtggttttctgaagtgttcctgagctcatgtggcaatatcctttacacaccgatgtcgctttttgatgcagtaccgcctgagggatcgaatgtcacgggcATTTTCAGCTTTGCTGccgatgtgcagtgatttctccagattccctgaaacttttgatgatattacggagcgtagatggtgaaatccctgaattccttgcaatatccaaatgagctaatattcgcAAAAAATAAAGTGTTCCAGTTcgaaacgttaagtatcttgtctttgcagtccattcaattgaatataagttgaacaggatttgcgaatcattgtattctctttttatttaccatttacacaccgtgacaacttcactgctttggcTTTTGTACATATAGCCAgttatttgcacactattgatTAATGATGCACTGGATATTGGGCCGccgacaaaaaaaagaaaaagactttGCTCAGCAAAACGATGTTGTGATGATGTATGTCGGTTTTGCCCACCAGGGTGACAATAACGGAAGTGGGCCGTGTTTTAAAGACATGCCTTATGTCCCTGTCACTTCAGAAAGACATGATCGGTCAACACTTGCACAAATAtaacgtcacttcctgttttcgtGGTTTACGGCAGTTATGTCCGTGCACACCGTCGCTGTTACCATGGTTTTAGTTTTGTAGTCTATTATTCAATAACAATGTCACATAAAAGATTAGATACAAAACAAATGTTACTTAAGAATGGAATGCGGTATTTGTTTTAAAAGCGTACAGAAACCTGAAGGATGAGCTCGGCAGCCTTGGATGGcaaggaaatccatccatccatttttctaccgcttgtcccttttggggtcactggagcctatcttagctgcattcgggcagtaggcggggtacaccctggacatcctagggccaacacagatagactgacaacatatatacagaatatgtgtgtatatatacatatatatatacaaattacatgtatatatatatatatatatatatatatatgacacagATGCACTaagccctcttccaccgtgctgccaaacTAACCATgtatgatatattatatataatatatataaatgtacacaaatacatatatatatacacatgtatatatacatacacatatatatatacatatatatatatatacatattgatatatatatatatacatacatatatatatatatatatatatatatatacatatatatacatatacatatatatatacatacacatatatatatatacacacatatatatatatatacacacacacatataaacatatatatatatatatatatatatatatatatatatatatatatatatatatatatatatatatatatatatatatatacacaaggaaaccaaatattttttttttacttcttgaTTTACGTCAAAGCCATCAATTCACAATACTGATCAATTAAAAGTCTACTTTTTGTTAGGCCACAGACATGGATTTAAGTTACAGTATGTGCcttgtttaaaataataataataaaaaaaataaagggccTTTCATGATAAAATATCAAGAGACCAGCAATTGTGTCCTCACATTTTGAGTCACGTGGGTCTCGACAGAAGAGATTTTTACACAAACTAAACGATTGCATTtgtttctccagtgtgtgtcctcatgtgtcGATTGAAATTACCCTTTGTCGTAAAGCTTTTGCCACAAGCTGCACAATTGAATGGTTTTTCGCCCGTGTGTACTCTCACGTGTTCCGTCAAATGGGACCTGTTAGCAAAGCTTTTTCTACAAAATGAACAACTGAAAGGTTGTTTAGCGCTCTTCTTTTTAGAGCTTTCAGAGTGTTTGTGGTCAGTGTGAGTCCAAGTATCACCTTCAccgtctgtatcgctgctcaatgttacttcaacctcgtcttcagcctcactatctgatagtggagctaagaggtggtctacttgtggtttctcttcatcatcttcagtcttcacagagacaacagtcagtggcaacTTGGTGGGATCAGCTCCCTCaggtcctagaagacactctccctcctgactgatccagaGTTTcccctcttcctttttaatgggATGGGGCTTTGAAGCTTCCCGCTTCAAAGTGGAGCGCCCCCTCCGTGACTGAGGGGGGAATTCTTCTGGATGAGCAGTCAGCTGCCGGACGTCTGCGGGACACAAAGACACTTCAGTTCTGACATGATCCATGAGATGTTTCTCCTTCgacttgtgtactgtatgtgtgtgtagtgtttcatggACATCTGTTCGTTAGTCTCATCTCGATTATTGTAACATATTAATTTGGGGTCTCCCGATGTCTAGCattaaagattacagttggtacaaaaacaagaaacaagaaagtttgatcatattacgcctatactgtatataccattatatacttatatacctatactggctcaagtgcactggcttcctgtgcccttaaaggcctactgaaagccactactacccaccacgcagtctgatagtttatatatcaatgatgaaatattaacattgcaacacatgccaatacggccgctttagtttactaaattgcaattttaaatttcccgcgaagtgtcctgttgaaaatgtcgcagtatgatgacattggaggaaacgggattaaaacccgatgctaaccacccatagaaaatacatgggtacggctagtagttactattagcaaacaaattcactcaccaactcggcttaatatcgcCAAACGATctcatcgcaactcggccctgatggtcggcacctataactTTACAATTAGTTGCAAAATGTTGGACGGtggtttttacgatatgcaggcaaccaacaactttaaaacataccgcaCCTGGCAGCCGTCTTGGAACGCTGGATTATATAGAACGCGATAGGCTGCAGCGGGTCACGTGAGCGCCTGTGTTATGCTCACGAGATTAAACGTGGGAACGGCGCAGGTAGTATGAAGGGATACCATGACAGGAAATATTGCTTATTTCCCACCCGTGTTACACACtcctgacgtgacgagtttgacccggaggtaaaccgaggcatgcgctaaatattttgctaaacaagtttgatccggcagtaattctaagcatgcgctaattctatctaagcatgcgctaattattttgcaaaaagagtttgacccggcggtaaaacgaggcatgcggataatatatacccggcggcaattcagggaaataggATATATTATAtgacatttttgtattttgcaattaaatataagtttgtATTAGAACAATGTGTTTAAGTCCCTCACACATgagatttgaccacaatgaaaaagactgaaaaaatgttgaggtCCAGGGCAGTGCCCTGGTGGGGGGACAAAGGGGGCAACGCCccccgaagctcctggtttttcacctatttaacatgctaaaattaacaaagacagcaccatttgaagaaaatattttagtgcttaaaggggaacattatcagcagacctatgtaagcgtcaatatataccttgatggtgcagaaaaaagaccatgtatttttttaaccgatttccgaactctaaatgggtgaattttggcagattaaacgcctttctgtttatcgcgctggaggcgatgacg harbors:
- the LOC133549551 gene encoding zinc finger protein 8-like, giving the protein MDVECGAMETIVSPGKSVDEKLAHYVEECKQRTAMIVSLKKALELASEEMRECKSRMKKMEEQISRLCKENNDLKAEMLGKSKRCAVCEEKTGPHVYNNLQKVEDVRQLTAHPEEFPPQSRRGRSTLKREASKPHPIKKEEGKLWISQEGECLLGPEGADPTKLPLTVVSVKTEDDEEKPQVDHLLAPLSDSEAEDEVEVTLSSDTDGEGDTWTHTDHKHSESSKKKSAKQPFSCSFCRKSFANRSHLTEHVRVHTGEKPFNCAACGKSFTTKGNFNRHMRTHTGETNAIV